Within Sphingobium sp. KCTC 72723, the genomic segment TGTAGGCGGCGCAATAGGTCGCGACTTCGCCCCTATACTCCTCCCGGCCCAAACGCGCTTCGTAAAGGCCCGATGCGCAAACGCCGTCCAGATATTCGCCGACGACGCTGCCCAGCGACCACATGGAAAACGCCTTGAGCGCGCCCAGCACCTTGATGCCCGCACGGTCGCGCACGTCCGCGAGGATAGCAAGGTTACGCCGGATCGCGGCCTCATCCACCACGAAGGCAGGGGACGGCACGCGATACAGGTCGAAATGCACGAAGGCGGCGGGATCGCCGGCTTTGGTTTCCATGAAGCATCCTCCGCCACATCGTCACCCCAGCGAAGGCTGGGGTCTCAATTCCTTGTGGCGCAACAGAAAAGGGAGATCCCAGCCTTCGCTGGGAAGACGGGGTGTCAGAACCCCAGTGGCGCGTCCAGTTCCTTTACCTGCCAGGGAAGCCCGTGTTTGTTGAGCATGTCCATGAACGGGTCGGGGTCCATCTGTTCGATGTTGAACACGCCTTCCCCCTTCCACGCGCCGGTCAGCATCATGGCCGCGCCGATCATCGCGGGGACGCCGGTGGTGTAGCTGACGGCCTGATTGCCCGTCTCTGCATAGGCATCCTCATGATCGCAGATGTTGAGGACATAGACGGTTTTCTGGACGCCATCCTTGGTGCCGGTCGCGATGTCGCCGATGTTGGTCTTGCCCTTGGTCGTGGCGCCAAGGCTGGACGGTTCGGGCAATACGGCCTTGAGGAACTGGAGCGGGATGATTTCCTTGCCCTCATAGATCACCGGGTCGATGCGGGTCATCCCGACATTCTGAAGCACTTCGAGATGCTTGAGATAGGCGTCGCCGAAGGTCATCCAGAAGCGGATGCGCTGAATTTCCGGGTAGAATTTGGCGAGGCTTTCCAACTCCTCATGATACATGAGATACATGTTCTTCGGCCCGACCTTATCAAAGTCGAACGTCTGCTTGTGGCTCAATGCCGGGCCTTCGACCCACTGGCCGCCTTCCCAATGGCGCGACGGCGCGGTGACTTCGCGGATGTTGATTTCCGGGTTGAAGTTGGTGGCGAAATGCTGGCCATGGTCGCCGCCATTGCAATCGAGAATGTCGAGCGTGTCGATAGTGTCGAGCAGATGCTTCTTGATATAGCTGGCAAAGACGCTGGTGACGCCGGGGTCGAAGCCCGAACCCAGCAGCGCCATGATGCCTGCTTCCTTGAAGCGTTCCTGATAGGCCCATTGCCAGCCATATTCGAATTTGGGCGTGTCGCGCGGTTCGTAATTGGCGGTGTCGAGATAGTCGGTCTTGGTCGCCAGACAGGCGTCCATGATATTGAGATCCTGATAAGGCAGGGCCAGGTTCACCACCAGTTTGGGCTGAACCTTCTCAATGAGCGCGATGGTCGCGGCTACATCATCTGCATCGACCTGCGCCACGTCGATGGTGACGCCAGTGCGGGCCAGCACCGAT encodes:
- a CDS encoding saccharopine dehydrogenase family protein translates to MSKVLVIGAGGVGSVAVHKMAMNSDIFSHITLASRRIVSCEKVAESVLARTGVTIDVAQVDADDVAATIALIEKVQPKLVVNLALPYQDLNIMDACLATKTDYLDTANYEPRDTPKFEYGWQWAYQERFKEAGIMALLGSGFDPGVTSVFASYIKKHLLDTIDTLDILDCNGGDHGQHFATNFNPEINIREVTAPSRHWEGGQWVEGPALSHKQTFDFDKVGPKNMYLMYHEELESLAKFYPEIQRIRFWMTFGDAYLKHLEVLQNVGMTRIDPVIYEGKEIIPLQFLKAVLPEPSSLGATTKGKTNIGDIATGTKDGVQKTVYVLNICDHEDAYAETGNQAVSYTTGVPAMIGAAMMLTGAWKGEGVFNIEQMDPDPFMDMLNKHGLPWQVKELDAPLGF